The Carassius auratus strain Wakin chromosome 30, ASM336829v1, whole genome shotgun sequence region cttcaGTGTCCACTGTTTAACTTTTTGTCCACTGTAATTTCATTTCCAGGAGTGTTTTTAGATTCGCAAGGGTGATTATTATCACCATATTAATAATTGTCTGTTGTCACATAATTTAACTAGTTGCTTCAatcaatcaaaacactttaaactGTTGCCAATAACAACTGATTACATTTAAACACAGGAGCTGCTGCAGTATTATGACAGATATCGGTAGTCGTCGATTGCTATTGATCTGATGCAGTGAGAGCGAATGAAAATCTAATTAAGTGAATAgactttttacattcattttcacattttgttttaatctcgACAGCTATAATCGATTGTCGAAATGAATCCCCCCCCTTTAACTTCCATTTGTGCTGCATTTTTGGCCACAAGCACCTGTTATTTTCCCACCCTGGTGTGAGCAAATATAAACtataatactattaaaaaaaaaaaacattcaagaacAGTTGGTCAAATTGtataacacatttattaaatcACTTTTGGACCACATCATTGAACAAATTTCATAAAAGACATACAGGTTACAGACAGCGCAAATAATACCACAGCAAGCAACAGCGCAGGTAAACAGTCCTGATGAAACTTATACAGCACAAAGCAACCCTGATATAGAAATCTAGGCATTTACAATGCAAAAATACCAGTTAAAGTCTAGACTTCCCAAAGATTCAATGCTTTCTAGTACAAATCAATCAATGATTAAAAATCCTCAACACACAATAAATGGCACTGGTGCAGTCAACTGGGATCTGAGACATTGTGAGAGAGAACTGAGTCTTTCTGGTCAAGTGAGTACAACTCCCTCATATAGAATATAACAGATATTAATCAAATGCATAATATTCCAAAAATAAATTAAGGACACGATGCGTTACTGCAACTTACAAGAATGATATTAACTGCTAACAGTGCGGCTAGGAAAACACCTGTCATACATATTTCTGCAAGCAAACTCAGCACATTCACTCTGTAATCATAAGATCCAGAGCATTTTTCCATGGTATATTACTGTGGCTTCTCATTCATCACAGATATGCAAGTACACAAGACAATTATAAATACAGGACTGTTTTTGCTGAGACAAGTATGagtgtaattattattagttgtCTCCAGTACTTGTACAATAATGCTGGTACATTGCAAGTACACAAGAGTTTGCTATTTGGATATTCTTCAAGGCTGGTGCTTATATTATATGAGTTCCTTCACACATtcatacagtaaaaaacaaaggGATCTTCTTGAAATTAGTGCTTTCCAGAAGGCTTGGGTTACGTCGCAGCATCGAACTGTGATTGGTGGAAAAGTGAGGGCCAGTTTCTGGACTAAAATCAGTGAGGTCCAGGAAAAGAAAGACTGTACATTTTGATCATATATCTGCTAAAAGTAAATTTCATCAATATCTAAAAACAGTATAGAATGGCATTAACACTGACACGAGGGCTTAACGCCACAAAACTCTCACTCTGAAAGAATGACAACTTTAAAATAACTGACTGGAGACAAacagaacatgaaaaaaaagtataattcagTAGCGTAAATCaccaaaaacgaaaaaaaaaactgatttcacAGTAAACACAACctttcacaatattacacaaaataaaaagatatgttcccagtgtgtatatatatatatatatatatatatatatatatatatataaacctacttTCAATGTTCACTGCTGTCCACTACTTCATATATTATAATCAAagttgaaaaccgttgtgctgcttaatatttttgttggaaACTAtggtactttttttcaggattcatcaATGCACTATAGGCTTAAAAGaacttaacattatttaaaaaaaataacaaaaattaataatatataaaacatattgccTGAACAACAGTAACGTCAtataataaaatcttactgactacaaacttttcaacagtactATTAAATACAGCAGTACTaatcgtgtaaaaaaaaaaaaaaaatcataaaataatggcATTATATGGAATGAAAATATACTTGAACACAGACCATTCATAATCTTTCTCTTAAAATGGAAAAACATGTAAATTTTTTacttaaagtcttttttttttttttttatctatcaagcagtaataataaatgttcgAAATAGATTTTAAAAGACATGCAAATTAGCTTGGACTACAACGGTTTAGCAAATTAGCAAAAACACGACGaattaaaatccaaaaaggtTAGATTACAAACAGATTAGATTAGTAATCAGAAATCTCTAATAAACAAAATGCCACGGTGGTTCAAACCATAGAGGCCACTTTCTTAAAATGATTTTACTAAGCAGCACTAACAGGtattagaattaaaacaatatttaatcaaTCCAGCTCTAGAAGGGTATTAAAAGGATAAATATACCGTAATTAATACAATAATCTCATGCTGAGACCAAAGTGCATGACCAGGTTTTACCTAGCACGTgagaacctctctctctctctctcgactgAAGGTGGACAGAGACACCGGTCTAATATCCTCACGCTTCTGATGACTAGCTGCTCTCTGAAAGCGATTTCCACATACATCTCTATCCCTGATCGATCCTGAACTCAGAGTAACCTCTGGTGACCTCAAGAAGAGacaagggagatgtgaaaaagtaaaataaaaatgcagtgatACTGATTTTTACTCACACTTTGAGTGATTCAAGTGAACTAACTCTCAATTGCATCGCCTTAATGACTGATAAATAACACACACTTATAGAAAGTGCCCTAACACAGTTAATGGAAAAAAGGGCTTAACACTGCACAAACGACTAACACACTCAACTCAAGGcttgcagacacacacagacccaCAAAAAATCCTGATATTTGCTCAAAGATGGGCAGTTACTTTAGAAGTGGACACTTATAATACATTACACACAACAATAGGGTGGATCTAATCATTTCAACATACCATCTAGGAAATCGGTCACATACAATTCTTGCCTGACTAAAATGTTGGGacatcctgaaaaacaaaaaaaaaaaaaggattttttttcttcttatgccATCTCACAAACCACACCTCTGACTCTCATTTCTCTAGGTTTTCAATCACTCTGCTCAAGCGGATGTTAAGGAGACGGATCTGGGTATCCAGGTTGTCGATCTTATCCTCCAGATTTCCAGATCCTCCCCCTTTCCTCCAGTATGCTCCCACCGGTCCTGTCATGAAGTACATGGCCATTATGAAGCACAGTGGCAGCACTGCCTTCTCCGGGTCACCCTCGAATTTCTGCAGAATGTACAGGCAGGAGAGGGCAAAAAGGGCCACGCGGGCCAGCCAGAAGAAACGGCCAAACACTGTGTGGAGGACGTAAAAGAAACCGCTCAGGAACAAGGACAGGAACCAGTAAGCCAACAGCAAGGCTGCCACCAGGAGGAGTGCACGAGGAGGAGAACTGGACACAGACGATGGGCTGAAGTAGTGCGTCAGATTCGAGGCTGAGGAGagaataaaacagagacagaTGGAAAGAGAAGCAAAGAGAGGGAAGGGAGAGATACGAAGGAGGTTTTAAGGACATGATTTTTCTGCATCACACACAAACAGTGAAGAAGTGCTATTTCAGTCCCTGACATACATAACTGCAGCAATTCTGATGCAGACTTACAGTCGATCCCCATTACATCGAGCAGAtccacccacagcttccacaaggCGTCCACTAATAAATCGACTCCATGAACAAACCCCTCTGTCGTTTTTGAGAAGAACTGCAAAACATTGAaaggtttttttaattaatgaagacTGCAAAAGAGTTATATGACAAAAGAGCAAACATGTATTAGTGTGGACATTATAAAACATGCAAAGGTCACAGAAGAAAATCACCCAACTACCTATTatctaaattaacttttaaatataaattacaatagATTTAGAttcagttaattttatttttgattacactgcattgtaacattatttttctGACAATTAAACATATCCCTCTTCCCATTTCAAAACAGTATATAATGTGtggcattatttatatatatatatatatatatgtgtgtatatatatatatatatatatatatatatatatatgtgtgtatatatatatatatatatatatatatatatatatatatatatatatatatatatatatatatatatatatatataacaagtaaatacattctgaaaaaataagtcaGCAATGTTTTTGAGGGCATTTAATGTGCATAATTAATAGACTATTAATTTACTATTATTgttcaaatcattttaaattatacaatattgaAAAATCACGTATTTACTcaagttattattataaataataataataataatactatttatatAACACGACACTGACAAAACCCAGAACCTAGTGACCGAGATAAACAGAAAGATGCCGATACAGTGTGCtctctaggtaggcagctcactagatgTTGAAACACGGCCGTTGGTAGCTGATGATCTCTTCATGCCTTAAACTAGTGCACCTGCAgacaaaactatatttttaagcAGCAAGATAACACCGCACAATCTTATACGGACCTTGTGCACAGCCCTCATGTTGTCCTCTCCGAAGATGCTGCTGAAGGTTTGGTATAAGCTCGTGGCCGCCCTCCTGAAGCTGTTCTGGCTGCTGGAGTCTCTCTTGCTCCGAGCCGCCTCAGTCAGGACCAAGAAGGCCAAACACACGCTGAAAACCACGGCTAGTTTCGCTCCCTTCATCCTTGTAGGCGACCTGACAACCGGTGATATGCAATTGAGAAAATTCTGGATGGTAGCGGTCGAATAGAGTTTATAATACGCTGAATAAAGAGGTGTGATGTTCCGGAAGAAGATACTGcgaaagaaggaaggaagaagCTGTGCGCGCGAATAGAGCTGGAGCAGGGGGGCAAACTGAAACGGTGAACGAACGGTACCACACCGGAAGTCTGaaaatattcttcttcttcttcattggaTTTCTACGGCAGTTGGCATTCATAGTGTTGCATTACTGCCATCTGTTGTCTCACTCTAGCttactcaattttttatttatttaaactcttCTTTCCAGTCCAGTTCTCCTTAGAAAATTACACAAATATCTCCGTCCTTGGTCATTATTTCCATATGttactatatttttaacattatattctaATATACTTATTTCCCGTAGCTGATTCTTGAACTCTTGCCTTTCTAGTATATATTTCTTACATGACATAaagatgtgattaattgtttgcTCCTCCTGACATTCATCACATAATCCTGTTGGGTGTTTTCCTGTAATATGaagatttttgtttaacttgcaaTGTCCAATCCTCAGTCTGTTTATTATGACTTGTTCCTTCCTCCCCCCTTTCTTACTTTCCATACCTATCCTATTTTGTATCATGTACAGATGTCTCCCTTTGATTTGCTGCTGACCCATACACAGTACAACCATAATCTAATTTAGACCTTATTAGTGTagagtttgtgtttttgtgtgtattgtGCATTAGGACATACTGTATTTGTTGTATATCTTATGCTTGGTAAATAAAGTTGTAAAGTTTATATTCTGTGGTGTTTTACCAGTCAATTTCTTCAACTTTACCACAGCTCAAGAGACAGATATGTGGATATATGATACGTCCAAtcgaaataaaatacaacttgtAATTAACAACAGCAAAATTTATCACCACCATAATCTAAATCAGAAATCTGCTACTCATGGGTTAACTTTTGCTGACATTTTACGTCTACAGGTCTGGAGCAAAATGGAATGATATGTACagaaacagaaatcataaaataaatatgacataaataaatatgtcaaagtgtAGAATTAAATTAAGTAAACATGTCAACGTGTAgatagaattaaataaaatgaagattttgttttgaatttgaattgtattttattcaatGTTTTGAAACTAATAAATAAACCACAATCAAGATTTAACAGCGGTAAAGTTAGTTTGACGTttgacattcattttttttttttttgccaattaaattctttgctgctgttgttttaataatataatttaataatttacctATATGTGTAATTATAATAGAAatccaataataaaatgttcataaaaacATCCTGCACAAAGCTCCACTTTTGGAATTAcaattttatgtgttttataataattttacaacttttaatgtatgaaataatataaatccATTAAACTCTGACATTATTTGAGATAAAGGAATtaaaccaactgtaaaatattcagaatattattccCTATAATGCACACGAATTGTTTTTCAGAATatgccttttttgtttttaaaaataataatgatacacgCACAAGCATATAAGCATATTTgaaactgtttaaaatgtttaataaatatttttttataagaaatactCTGACAACATGAAAACTGTTAATTTCTATGATggggacttttattttaaaatatttatttttttgtcgaTGTTTTCACATATTCGTCGTGACTGCTTTTGGATGATTCTTGTGTCCAAATACATTCTCTTACACATGACTTAGGaagaaaaagtttttattttttttaatggtcatgGCGAGGTACCAGTGACAGTTTGTCATTTTGCTTGACGTTGTGTGAAAGGAGGAAACGGCGGCACTTCCTCAGCAGAGTGACTCTGTGGCAGTGCGTCATAGCAGCCGTTAACTCTCCGTTGACTACTCTTGTTGAAGTCATGTCGTTTCGGAGAGCGATCAGTCTTGCGTGCGGCTTCGCCGGCGGATCCGCGGTTCTGGTGTGCGCGGCGGTCGCGGCAGATAAACACGGCTACTTCGCAGACCGACGCCGGTTGAGAGAGACCCTGGCTGCCGTGCACGCTGCGCAGCCTCCGGCATGGCCCACTGCGAACGGATGGGACTATAACTGGGACAAGTAAGCAATAGAACCTTGTTTCTGATTGATTACTAGTgtacaaataatattttgacGTATCTCTAAGAATAATAAGGTATTACGTGGACAGAAAACCGTAACGTGTGCTGAAGTGGCACCATGTCCAAAAATCATCATAATAGGACGATAAGTGTAGCCTGAGGTTTAATGCCTTGTTCACTACTTGCATATTAATAAACTACAGCTgctctgtaaaatatttaaaaaataagtcacCAAATATCAAAACTACAGTTTTTAAGCTTTCCaataatatatagtttgtcaagattacttTAGGTTCAGACTAAGatattactgttaaaaatatgtaatagCAAGTGGGCCCTTGACATTTAATAGGTTAATAGTTTTCTAACATTAATAAGACACATGAATGTGATATTTTAAAACTCTATCaactattttattgtttattgtagtTATTTTCTTAACAATGCAGCGTATGCTTCACCATTATTTACTGGACTGAGTTCAATGGGCCTACTTGGGGAATAGCTAGTCTGAACACTTTTTGACTCTTTCAGACGTGATCCCTCATCTCTGGTTAACGGGAAGAGAAAGGAGAGCACTGGTGACGGTGGAAGTCCGGATGCGGAGAACAGCAAACCCAAAGCTACACGCCACATCTTCCTCATCAGACACTCGCAGTACAACCTCAAGGGGGATGGAGATAAAGAGAGGATACTGACGCCTTTAGGTACGGGTCCCTCAGCACATATCAAATGATGGAAGTGCTCAAACTTATCTATTAGTAGATGACATGCTGGTTTCTGTCTTGGCTGCAGGACGTGAACAGGCTGAGTACACAGGACAGAGATTAGCGGCGCTCGGACTGAAGTACGACGTTCTCATCCACTCCTCCATGACCAGAGCTACAGAGACGGCCAGCATCATCAGCAAACACCTGCCAGGTACAGACTCATTCTGAAGAGTATTGGTGGAAGAAAACATCGATGCATGTGTGTATCACATTATTTTGTTTTGGcgatactgtatcgattctcaaaaaccaaatatcgatataaaaaaaaaaatcatacaagattcatggttgttttgagtttatatctagaTAGCAGTAGTTTtatctataaaaatgtaatgacattGTATGTTAGAATAGGAAACATGAACTATGAACCTTTAAGCAAGGTCTAAAAATACTTTACACATGTAATTTAACTAAAGAATCATGCAAGCACTTTACTTTTACCCCTTAACTTGTACTGTAGTAAAAGTGGTTCAATAACGTTGAACGTTACAGGGACTGATTAATTCAAATgcagattataataataataataataataataacaataataacagcgtgtgttcctgtggctcaagtggtagaacattgcattagcagcgctaggttgtgggttcaattcccagggaacacatgttaggtaaaacaTGTATAGCCTGAATCTACTATAAGATGATCTGGATAGAAGcatatgctaaatgcataaatttaatttaatttaatttcactatGGCATCTTTTGAAAGCAGCAACATTTGTGGTTAAAGAGtttgcattaataaaataatgaaaataataacttAGCTAacaaagaaaaagagagatgCTTGAAGGACAcgtcatacatttaaatatctgGAATAACTACCGTAAAACCTGCGATTGGCAAGAATATAGCTATAGAAGCTGGCATTGTATTGAAAAAAcaatcaaatttatttaattggttattctttatttaatttaaatttattcctattttattactgactgtttacctGTCTTTTTTAGTTCtaataaattgaatttaaaatcaaAGTACTTTATAAATAAGGTGCCCTGACTTTAAAAAGGCTTTTAAAGGATGAATATGTAAAGTGTTGCCATAGTAGAGATGCTGAACTGTTCTTTTCTTCATGTTGTGTTCTAGATGTGGAGCTTGTGAGCTGTGATTTACTGCGAGAGGGTGCTCCCATAGAGCCTGTCCCACCGGTCACACACTGGAAACCTGAAGCAGTGGTCAGTGCAAAGTCTTCAATAACCAGTCTGAAGCCACTGTCTGTTAGTGCCCATGTGTTTTTATTGTCTTtatgtgttttgtttctgttgaTGACTCATATGAGTCATAATAGAACAAGCTTCTAAGGTTACTGCTGGTGTACTACTGTTCTTGTTTCCCTGCTGCTCATCTTAAAGCTTGATGTCTGAAATGTTTTTTGGAGTATGTTGAGTTTGGTTTTGCTCTGCGGAGTCTTTCCTCTCCTCACGTGGATGGTTGTGAAACTCTTGTGCTGGTTTCAGCAGTACCATGAGGACGGCGCGCGGATCGAGGCAGCGTTCCGCCGCTACATCCACCGAGCGGACGCCAAGCAGAAGGAGGACAGCTACGAGATCATCGTCTGTCACGCTAATGTCATCCGCTATTTTGTGTGCAGGTTTGTGTTCACTTGCTACTCAGCGCAGTCTTTCTTTTTGTGCTCTTTGAagctttca contains the following coding sequences:
- the LOC113048975 gene encoding serine/threonine-protein phosphatase PGAM5, mitochondrial isoform X1; its protein translation is MSFRRAISLACGFAGGSAVLVCAAVAADKHGYFADRRRLRETLAAVHAAQPPAWPTANGWDYNWDKRDPSSLVNGKRKESTGDGGSPDAENSKPKATRHIFLIRHSQYNLKGDGDKERILTPLGREQAEYTGQRLAALGLKYDVLIHSSMTRATETASIISKHLPDVELVSCDLLREGAPIEPVPPVTHWKPEAVQYHEDGARIEAAFRRYIHRADAKQKEDSYEIIVCHANVIRYFVCRALQFPPEGWLRMGLNNGSITWLTIRPSGRVGLRALGDSGFMPPDKLTRT
- the LOC113048972 gene encoding BRI3-binding protein-like gives rise to the protein MKGAKLAVVFSVCLAFLVLTEAARSKRDSSSQNSFRRAATSLYQTFSSIFGEDNMRAVHKFFSKTTEGFVHGVDLLVDALWKLWVDLLDVMGIDSSNLTHYFSPSSVSSSPPRALLLVAALLLAYWFLSLFLSGFFYVLHTVFGRFFWLARVALFALSCLYILQKFEGDPEKAVLPLCFIMAMYFMTGPVGAYWRKGGGSGNLEDKIDNLDTQIRLLNIRLSRVIENLEK
- the LOC113048975 gene encoding serine/threonine-protein phosphatase PGAM5, mitochondrial isoform X2: MSFRRAISLACGFAGGSAVLVCAAVAADKHGYFADRRRLRETLAAVHAAQPPAWPTANGWDYNWDKRDPSSLVNGKRKESTGDGGSPDAENSKPKATRHIFLIRHSQYNLKGDGDKERILTPLGREQAEYTGQRLAALGLKYDVLIHSSMTRATETASIISKHLPDVELVSCDLLREGAPIEPVPPVTHWKPEAVYHEDGARIEAAFRRYIHRADAKQKEDSYEIIVCHANVIRYFVCRALQFPPEGWLRMGLNNGSITWLTIRPSGRVGLRALGDSGFMPPDKLTRT